In the genome of Ignavibacteriales bacterium, one region contains:
- the miaB gene encoding tRNA (N6-isopentenyl adenosine(37)-C2)-methylthiotransferase MiaB: MNKNNVYIETYGCQMNLADTEVVLGILKNKGYSVTENISEADLVLLNTCSIRDNAEQRIYGRLGNIKTIKDTKPEMVVGILGCMAERLRKDLIEEKKIVDLVVGPDEYRRLPELIDVAFNGEKGIGVRLSKTETYDDIVPYREDGLVAWISVMRGCDKFCTFCVVPFTRGRERSRSLSSVVDEIKTLSQRGFKEITLLGQNVNSYLDNGNDFADLLAASASVDASIRIRFTTSHPQDISDKLLYTIAQYPNICNYIHLPVQSGSNRILELMNRTYTIEHYLEIIDKARKIIPGVSFSTDIISGFPTETEEDHQMTLDVMKRVRYDGAYMFKYSPREGTKAYRMDDDVPEVVKTRRLSEIIELQQQIALEINQASIGTEEIILIEGFSRKSDKFFAGRTDTNKVVIIPVRENIGEGSYVKIRINKVNHATLFGEYVEKIEMPGKPLSLTA; this comes from the coding sequence ATGAATAAGAATAATGTTTATATAGAGACGTACGGCTGCCAGATGAATCTTGCCGATACTGAGGTTGTGCTTGGCATTCTTAAAAACAAAGGTTACTCTGTGACTGAAAATATTTCGGAGGCAGACCTTGTTTTGTTAAACACGTGCAGCATTCGTGATAACGCTGAACAGCGTATTTACGGAAGGCTCGGCAATATAAAAACGATAAAGGACACAAAACCTGAAATGGTTGTAGGCATACTCGGCTGTATGGCGGAGAGGCTGCGCAAGGACCTGATTGAAGAGAAAAAAATTGTTGATCTTGTTGTCGGTCCCGATGAGTACCGCCGTTTGCCTGAGTTGATTGATGTAGCGTTCAACGGTGAAAAGGGAATTGGTGTCCGTCTTTCAAAAACAGAAACTTATGATGATATAGTTCCATACCGCGAGGATGGTTTGGTTGCGTGGATTTCGGTTATGCGCGGCTGTGATAAGTTCTGCACTTTTTGTGTTGTTCCTTTTACAAGGGGAAGGGAAAGAAGCCGTTCGTTAAGTTCGGTTGTTGATGAGATCAAAACTTTGAGTCAGCGCGGGTTTAAGGAAATTACTCTGCTGGGACAGAATGTAAATTCATATCTTGATAACGGGAATGATTTTGCCGACCTGCTTGCCGCTTCCGCTTCGGTTGATGCTTCAATAAGAATAAGATTTACTACATCGCATCCGCAGGATATTTCGGATAAACTTTTATATACAATCGCGCAGTACCCGAACATCTGCAATTATATTCATCTGCCTGTGCAGAGCGGTTCGAACAGGATTCTTGAGCTGATGAACAGAACATATACTATTGAACATTATCTTGAAATAATTGATAAGGCGCGGAAGATAATCCCCGGTGTAAGTTTTTCGACTGATATAATTTCAGGCTTCCCGACCGAGACTGAAGAAGATCACCAGATGACTCTTGATGTGATGAAAAGGGTACGATATGACGGCGCGTATATGTTCAAGTATTCGCCGAGGGAGGGAACGAAAGCTTACAGGATGGATGATGATGTTCCTGAAGTTGTAAAGACGAGAAGACTCTCGGAAATAATTGAGCTGCAGCAGCAGATAGCGCTGGAGATAAACCAGGCATCAATAGGTACTGAGGAAATAATCCTGATCGAAGGTTTCAGCAGAAAGTCCGATAAGTTTTTTGCAGGAAGAACCGACACAAATAAAGTTGTGATAATTCCTGTCCGGGAAAATATCGGTGAAGGCAGTTATGTGAAGATCAGGATAAACAAGGTTAATCACGCGACTTTATTCGGCGAGTATGTTGAGAAGATCGAGATGCCGGGTAAGCCGTTATCATTAACAGCGTGA
- a CDS encoding DNA methylase encodes MQLEIFDVKKNIDDYSAESYTGIYGVHKYWSKKPYNIIRHFIEKYSRVEEIVLDPFCGSGISIIESVLSNRKAVGFDINPSAIFITKQMLNKISTSKLYESYLKIESKVKDDINSLYVIERESKKYLATHFIWEENELTEIWYQNGSNKNITKPTESDIIFINQFDYDKINYYYPRNDFFHNPRINAYGGKKIYELFTPRNLFALSMLMNAIGQEDDPEIRDILKFCFTSCVGQASKMVFVVKNRGKYKGQSNETRKEVGSWVIGYWTPKENFEINVWNCFNNKFQKIIKAKKQQEKSDYEVKEVDDISFLTSNDKNLYLRNLPAQKALKEIPDNSIDYVITDPPHGNRIPYLELSMLWNSWLKMDVDYESEIVISESKERKKNLENYNSLLNKVFQEIYRVLKYEKFFSLMFNSLDDNTWINVISELHTLNFQLHKVETLDYSANSVVQDTRGKGLKTDFILTFVKRKNHLNLPLNIISIEKETIINLIEVLSVNSIDKSVRHYQIFNQLFKYYLNQNKFFKISEAIKIIDNKIITHQN; translated from the coding sequence ATGCAATTAGAGATATTTGATGTAAAAAAAAATATAGATGATTATTCTGCAGAAAGTTATACTGGTATTTATGGAGTTCATAAATATTGGTCAAAAAAGCCATATAATATAATTCGTCATTTCATTGAAAAATATTCTCGAGTAGAAGAAATAGTTTTAGATCCGTTTTGTGGTTCTGGAATTTCTATCATTGAATCCGTACTAAGTAATCGAAAGGCAGTAGGTTTTGATATAAACCCTTCTGCAATTTTTATAACTAAGCAAATGTTAAATAAAATATCTACTTCAAAACTTTATGAATCATATTTAAAAATTGAATCAAAAGTTAAAGATGATATTAACTCTCTATACGTAATTGAAAGAGAAAGTAAAAAATATTTAGCAACTCATTTTATTTGGGAGGAAAACGAATTAACAGAAATTTGGTATCAAAACGGCTCAAATAAAAATATAACAAAGCCGACTGAAAGTGACATTATTTTTATCAATCAATTCGATTACGATAAAATAAATTATTACTATCCCCGTAATGATTTTTTTCATAATCCACGTATAAATGCTTACGGTGGTAAAAAAATTTACGAGTTATTCACACCCCGCAATTTATTCGCTTTATCTATGCTGATGAATGCTATCGGACAAGAAGATGATCCAGAAATAAGAGACATATTAAAATTCTGTTTTACTTCTTGTGTTGGACAAGCCAGTAAAATGGTTTTTGTTGTAAAAAATAGAGGAAAATATAAAGGGCAATCAAACGAAACTAGAAAAGAAGTTGGAAGTTGGGTCATTGGTTACTGGACACCAAAAGAAAATTTTGAAATAAATGTTTGGAATTGTTTTAATAATAAATTCCAAAAAATTATAAAAGCAAAAAAACAACAAGAAAAAAGTGATTATGAGGTAAAAGAGGTTGATGATATTAGTTTTCTAACCAGTAACGATAAAAACCTTTATTTGAGGAATTTACCAGCTCAGAAAGCTTTAAAGGAAATACCAGATAATTCCATCGACTATGTTATAACCGATCCACCACACGGTAATAGAATTCCTTATCTAGAATTAAGTATGCTTTGGAATAGTTGGTTAAAAATGGATGTGGATTATGAAAGTGAGATAGTAATAAGTGAATCCAAAGAAAGGAAAAAGAATTTAGAGAATTATAATAGTCTATTAAATAAAGTTTTTCAAGAAATCTACAGAGTTTTAAAATATGAAAAGTTTTTTTCATTAATGTTCAATTCTCTTGATGATAATACTTGGATAAACGTTATTTCAGAATTACACACACTCAATTTCCAGTTACATAAAGTAGAAACTTTAGACTATTCCGCAAACTCAGTTGTTCAAGATACAAGAGGTAAGGGATTAAAAACAGATTTTATTCTAACTTTCGTAAAAAGGAAAAATCACTTAAATCTTCCTTTAAACATCATTAGTATAGAGAAAGAAACTATAATAAACTTAATAGAAGTTTTATCAGTAAATAGTATTGATAAATCGGTTCGACATTATCAGATATTTAATCAACTTTTCAAGTATTATTTAAATCAAAATAAGTTTTTCAAAATATCTGAAGCGATAAAAATTATTGATAACAAAATAATCACTCACCAGAACTAG
- a CDS encoding acyltransferase family protein, whose protein sequence is MEKERKYNLDWLRVIAFDLLILYHVGMIFVPWNYHIKNNITSDDFIFPMLFLNQWRLPLLFVISGMGTCYALSYKSIGNFINERTLRLIVPLFFGMMILVPPQVYVERLSQGASYSSYFDFYSTLFNGIYPNGNLSWHHLWFIVYLFFFTLVLTPLFVYIRNNPGLKPIEWLNNALSKYPFVIMIFPVPLIIIEALLYPLFGYTMAFWGDWYALSFYGVLFFYGFVLISLKNTFWTFIEKYRIYFLISALVLTTAYFLLLHIELQIITCVVRIFNLWSWILLLMGYSAKFLNKPGAVLRYRNEAVHPFYILHHTVLLVLGFYVVELDVSVLLKFLVLVAGTFGIVWIIYELFIRRYRLVRLLFGMKYKKQSKVND, encoded by the coding sequence ATGGAAAAAGAAAGAAAGTACAATTTAGACTGGCTGAGAGTCATTGCATTTGATCTGCTTATTCTCTATCACGTGGGCATGATATTCGTTCCGTGGAATTATCACATCAAAAATAATATTACAAGCGATGATTTTATTTTTCCAATGTTATTTCTTAATCAATGGCGGCTGCCGTTGTTGTTTGTTATATCGGGAATGGGTACCTGCTATGCGCTTTCATACAAATCAATAGGCAATTTTATTAATGAGCGGACATTAAGACTTATTGTTCCGTTATTCTTCGGGATGATGATATTAGTCCCGCCGCAGGTTTATGTTGAAAGACTTAGCCAGGGTGCTAGCTACAGTTCCTATTTTGATTTTTACTCAACACTGTTCAACGGGATATATCCAAATGGCAATTTAAGCTGGCATCACCTATGGTTTATAGTTTACCTGTTCTTTTTTACATTGGTTTTAACGCCGCTGTTTGTTTATATAAGAAATAATCCCGGGCTGAAGCCAATCGAATGGCTGAACAATGCGCTGAGTAAATATCCATTTGTAATAATGATTTTTCCGGTTCCATTAATAATTATTGAAGCGCTTCTATACCCTTTGTTCGGTTATACAATGGCGTTCTGGGGTGACTGGTACGCGTTGTCGTTTTACGGAGTTTTATTTTTCTACGGGTTTGTTTTAATATCACTTAAGAATACTTTCTGGACGTTTATAGAAAAGTACAGGATTTACTTTTTGATATCGGCATTGGTACTAACAACGGCTTACTTTCTTTTGCTTCATATCGAACTTCAGATCATAACTTGTGTTGTAAGGATTTTTAATCTTTGGAGCTGGATATTGTTACTGATGGGATATTCAGCCAAGTTCCTTAACAAGCCGGGTGCAGTTTTGAGATACCGCAATGAAGCTGTTCATCCATTTTATATTCTCCATCACACGGTGCTGCTTGTGCTTGGGTTTTATGTTGTTGAGTTGGATGTAAGTGTCCTTCTAAAGTTTTTAGTACTGGTTGCGGGTACGTTTGGTATTGTGTGGATTATCTATGAGCTGTTTATACGGAGATACCGGCTGGTGAGATTGTTGTTCGGGATGAAGTATAAGAAGCAAAGTAAAGTCAATGATTGA
- a CDS encoding T9SS type A sorting domain-containing protein, translating to MSKLKLLLSLMLFTFLATGTLATVHNVAVNSNVFTPANIEVAVGDTIVWTLQAGSHTTTSTVVPAGATSWDYTFTGVGDTYTYIVTVEGYYNYVCTFHPGMNGFVNTARTLPFQENFAYPVGDSLGVHGWMAHSGTTPMLIVSGSLTYPNYPNSGVGNSVLVAGGSGSRVDSHIGFNTAISTGAAYTSLLVNVASPGPTTADYFFHFGPSFPTTTFRGRLFVRDDGSGGLNFGISKATSTVSYAPGTYTYGTTYLIVVKYEIVTDVTGSDDVVKIFINPTLPGGEPGSADATNTDSGTDTPVSSISLRQGGQTYNVTVDGIRAGSTWTEVTVPVELVSFKANVTGNAVQLSWVTASELNNQGFEIERKSANNSWQKIGFVQGNGTTSSTKTYSYVDGNLQAGKYSYRLKQVDFNGTYEYTNVIEAEVTPVPVKFDLAQNFPNPFNPTTTINYAIPQASNVTLKVYNMLGQEVKTLVNKFVEAGQHTVKFDAQDLNSGLYFYKLEAGSFNMVKKMTLLK from the coding sequence ATGAGTAAACTGAAATTACTTCTTTCCCTAATGCTTTTTACCTTTCTGGCAACCGGTACTTTAGCGACTGTTCATAATGTTGCCGTAAACAGCAATGTTTTTACACCTGCTAACATTGAAGTCGCTGTTGGCGATACAATTGTCTGGACACTTCAGGCAGGCAGCCATACAACCACTTCGACTGTTGTACCTGCAGGCGCAACATCATGGGATTATACTTTTACAGGTGTCGGTGATACATACACATATATTGTGACTGTTGAAGGATATTATAATTATGTATGTACATTTCATCCGGGAATGAATGGATTCGTTAATACAGCCCGCACCTTGCCTTTTCAAGAAAACTTTGCATATCCGGTCGGCGATTCACTTGGTGTACACGGGTGGATGGCACATAGCGGTACGACTCCAATGCTGATAGTTTCCGGAAGTCTTACTTACCCGAATTATCCTAACAGCGGTGTTGGAAATTCAGTATTAGTCGCTGGTGGTTCAGGTTCACGTGTGGATTCACACATCGGGTTTAATACCGCAATCAGCACTGGTGCAGCTTATACTTCATTACTCGTGAATGTTGCTTCACCTGGTCCTACTACTGCTGACTATTTCTTCCATTTCGGTCCTTCTTTTCCTACAACAACTTTTAGAGGAAGATTATTCGTAAGAGATGATGGTTCAGGCGGACTTAATTTCGGTATTAGCAAGGCTACATCTACAGTATCATACGCACCCGGAACTTATACTTACGGAACAACTTATTTGATAGTTGTTAAGTATGAAATTGTTACAGATGTAACCGGAAGTGATGACGTTGTAAAAATATTTATTAATCCTACACTTCCCGGTGGTGAGCCAGGATCTGCTGATGCTACAAACACTGATAGCGGAACAGATACTCCTGTAAGTTCTATTTCTTTAAGACAGGGTGGTCAGACTTATAACGTAACTGTTGACGGAATTAGAGCAGGTTCAACCTGGACAGAAGTTACTGTACCTGTTGAACTGGTTTCATTTAAAGCTAACGTTACCGGTAATGCAGTTCAGTTAAGCTGGGTAACCGCAAGTGAATTAAATAACCAGGGATTTGAGATCGAAAGAAAATCAGCAAACAATAGTTGGCAGAAGATCGGTTTCGTTCAGGGTAACGGAACAACATCTTCAACAAAAACATATTCATATGTCGACGGAAATTTACAGGCTGGTAAATATTCATACAGACTGAAACAGGTTGATTTCAACGGAACTTATGAGTATACAAATGTAATTGAAGCTGAGGTTACTCCTGTTCCTGTTAAATTTGACCTTGCACAGAATTTCCCGAATCCTTTTAACCCTACAACCACAATTAACTATGCAATTCCGCAAGCATCTAATGTAACTTTAAAGGTTTACAATATGCTCGGACAGGAAGTTAAAACACTTGTCAATAAATTTGTGGAAGCCGGTCAGCATACAGTTAAGTTTGATGCACAGGATCTTAACAGCGGTCTTTACTTCTACAAGTTAGAAGCAGGCAGTTTTAATATGGTTAAGAAGATGACGCTGTTGAAGTAG
- a CDS encoding T9SS type A sorting domain-containing protein has translation MKTLILFLVIFSGSFLFSQTTIVEWNFPNSPDDSLADAGIPPNALKIISPVGTTGSITYPAGFTTQSISTTGWTDGLDTKYWMIEFSTSLYSQLTVSSRQQSSNTGPRDFKIQYRVGLAGTWTDLAGTNPIIVANNFTLGVVNEIPLPAVCDDQPSVFLRWIMISNNAVTGGVVAGTGTSRIDNIQIVSALNEPMPVELISFTGSVIENSVVLKWQTATETNNYGFEIERKILKQARLPVGQVQNDNSGWERIGFVIGNGNINSPVNYFYEDKSVSSGYYSYRLKQIDFDGKYAYSNVIELELSKPNNFSLEQNYPNPFNPLTTIEFSLREPSFVTIKIFNAAGEEVATILKEQKSEGDHKIIFDGSNFASGIYFYTLSDGSGISIKKMQLLK, from the coding sequence ATGAAAACTTTAATACTTTTCCTGGTGATCTTTTCCGGTTCATTTCTTTTTTCCCAAACAACTATTGTCGAATGGAATTTTCCGAATAGTCCTGATGATTCACTTGCCGATGCCGGAATTCCGCCTAACGCACTTAAAATAATTTCGCCGGTTGGGACTACCGGATCAATTACTTATCCGGCCGGTTTCACAACACAATCTATTTCTACAACTGGCTGGACTGACGGACTTGACACAAAATACTGGATGATTGAATTCAGTACATCGCTCTATAGTCAATTAACAGTTTCTTCAAGGCAGCAAAGTTCCAATACCGGTCCGAGAGATTTTAAGATTCAATATAGAGTTGGGTTGGCGGGCACCTGGACTGACCTTGCGGGGACTAATCCCATTATTGTAGCTAATAATTTTACTTTGGGTGTTGTGAATGAAATTCCTCTGCCTGCTGTATGTGATGATCAACCATCTGTATTTCTGAGGTGGATTATGATTTCAAATAATGCAGTGACAGGAGGTGTGGTAGCAGGAACAGGTACTTCAAGAATAGATAATATTCAAATTGTATCTGCATTAAATGAACCAATGCCAGTCGAACTTATTTCATTTACCGGAAGTGTAATTGAAAATTCAGTTGTACTTAAATGGCAGACGGCTACTGAAACAAATAATTATGGGTTTGAAATTGAAAGGAAGATTCTGAAACAAGCCCGCCTGCCGGTCGGGCAGGTTCAGAATGACAATTCGGGTTGGGAGAGAATTGGGTTTGTAATTGGAAACGGAAACATTAATTCACCTGTTAATTATTTCTATGAAGATAAGTCTGTAAGTTCAGGATACTATTCTTACAGGCTTAAGCAAATTGATTTTGATGGTAAGTATGCATATTCAAATGTTATTGAATTGGAATTATCGAAGCCAAATAATTTTTCTCTTGAGCAGAATTATCCCAATCCGTTTAATCCTTTAACAACGATTGAGTTTAGTTTGCGGGAACCTTCATTTGTCACAATCAAAATATTTAATGCGGCAGGTGAGGAAGTCGCAACTATATTAAAAGAACAAAAATCAGAAGGAGACCATAAAATTATTTTTGACGGGTCAAATTTTGCCAGTGGAATATATTTCTATACATTATCTGATGGGTCAGGTATTTCTATAAAAAAAATGCAATTACTCAAATGA
- a CDS encoding TIGR01777 family protein codes for MKKKIIVTGATGLIGKKLCDELICKGNDVYIFTRDVLSAKKIISTATDYINWDYKNPELWKQHIEGKDAVIHLAGASVAGKRWNDEYKRVIRDSRIVSTKNLAEAIVQCEIKPKAFLTSSGSGYYGNRGNEILGENDNGGKDFLAQVCKDWESSASIVESKGVRRVSIRTGIVLSNQEGALKKMLLPFKLFVGGPLGSGKQWFPWIHIDDIVNLYIHSIENESVKGAINASSPEQISMKDFAKTLGKVLKRPSLFPVPELVLKVVIGEVASEIISSQRLDVSKVLNTGFKFRFEKLENALGDLLLKKSNS; via the coding sequence ATGAAAAAGAAAATAATTGTAACAGGCGCAACGGGACTCATCGGTAAAAAATTGTGTGATGAGCTTATATGCAAAGGTAATGATGTTTATATTTTTACCCGTGATGTTTTATCTGCAAAAAAAATAATTTCCACTGCGACAGATTATATTAATTGGGATTATAAAAATCCTGAATTATGGAAACAACATATTGAAGGCAAAGATGCTGTTATACATCTTGCAGGTGCAAGTGTAGCAGGGAAAAGATGGAATGATGAATATAAAAGAGTAATCCGTGATAGCAGGATCGTAAGCACAAAAAATCTTGCTGAAGCAATTGTACAGTGTGAAATAAAACCAAAGGCATTCCTTACTTCATCAGGTTCAGGCTACTATGGAAACAGGGGCAATGAAATTCTTGGCGAGAATGATAATGGAGGTAAAGATTTTTTGGCTCAAGTCTGTAAAGACTGGGAGTCTTCAGCTTCAATAGTTGAATCAAAGGGAGTAAGAAGAGTTTCAATTAGAACAGGGATTGTACTAAGTAATCAAGAAGGCGCATTAAAAAAAATGCTGCTTCCTTTTAAATTATTTGTTGGCGGTCCTTTAGGAAGCGGTAAACAGTGGTTCCCGTGGATTCATATTGATGACATAGTAAATCTGTACATTCATTCAATTGAAAATGAATCTGTCAAAGGTGCAATAAACGCATCATCACCCGAACAAATATCAATGAAAGACTTTGCAAAAACTCTTGGTAAAGTATTGAAGCGTCCTTCTCTCTTCCCTGTCCCTGAATTAGTATTAAAAGTTGTTATCGGAGAAGTAGCTTCTGAAATTATTTCAAGTCAGAGATTGGATGTTTCAAAAGTATTAAACACAGGATTTAAATTCAGATTTGAAAAATTAGAAAATGCTTTAGGAGATTTATTATTGAAGAAGAGCAACTCATAA
- a CDS encoding adenosylhomocysteinase, with protein sequence MSEVAEKKIDMSLKYKVKDISLAEWGRKEIRLAEAEMPGLMALREEYGKQKPLKGARIAGCLHMTIQTAVLIETLIELGAEVKWSSCNIFSTQDHAAAAVAAAGTPVFAWKGMNEEEFNWCIEQTLFFGDESRPLNMILDDGGDLTNMVLDVYPELVKGIKGLSEETTTGVHRLYDRMKNGTLPMPAFNVNDSVTKSKFDNKYGCRESLVDAIRRATDLMLAGKVAVVAGFGDVGKGSAESLKNANCRVIVTEVDPICALQAAMEGYEVKKMIDAVKEADIVVTATGNMNIIDKEHFLAMKDKAIVCNIGHFDIEINMAWLNQNYGKTKEVIKPQVDKYTINGKDVIVLAEGRLVNLGCATGHPSFVMSNSFTNQTIAQLELWNNASSYENKVYTLPKHLDEKVARLHLKKIGVELEELTPAQAEYIGVSVNGPFKPDYYRY encoded by the coding sequence ATGAGTGAAGTAGCTGAAAAAAAGATCGATATGTCACTGAAGTATAAAGTAAAAGATATTTCCCTTGCTGAATGGGGAAGAAAAGAAATAAGACTCGCAGAAGCAGAAATGCCCGGACTAATGGCATTGAGAGAAGAATATGGCAAACAGAAACCACTGAAAGGTGCTAGAATAGCTGGCTGCCTGCATATGACTATTCAGACTGCGGTACTGATTGAAACATTGATAGAGTTAGGTGCTGAGGTAAAATGGTCATCGTGTAATATTTTTTCGACGCAGGATCATGCAGCAGCGGCAGTTGCGGCAGCAGGTACTCCAGTCTTTGCATGGAAAGGTATGAATGAAGAAGAATTCAACTGGTGTATTGAACAGACATTATTCTTTGGTGATGAAAGCCGCCCGCTTAATATGATACTTGATGATGGTGGTGACCTTACAAATATGGTGCTTGATGTTTATCCTGAACTTGTAAAAGGAATTAAAGGTCTGTCAGAAGAAACCACAACCGGAGTTCACAGACTTTATGACCGAATGAAAAACGGTACACTACCAATGCCCGCTTTTAACGTGAATGACTCGGTAACAAAATCAAAATTTGATAACAAGTACGGATGCCGTGAATCATTAGTTGATGCGATAAGAAGAGCAACCGATCTTATGCTTGCAGGTAAAGTTGCTGTCGTAGCAGGTTTCGGTGATGTTGGCAAAGGTTCAGCAGAATCATTAAAGAATGCTAACTGCCGTGTTATTGTCACAGAAGTAGATCCTATCTGTGCATTGCAAGCTGCAATGGAAGGTTACGAAGTTAAGAAGATGATCGATGCAGTAAAAGAAGCTGACATTGTTGTAACTGCAACAGGAAATATGAACATCATTGATAAAGAGCATTTCCTTGCAATGAAGGATAAAGCGATAGTCTGCAACATCGGACACTTTGATATTGAAATTAATATGGCATGGTTAAATCAGAATTATGGTAAAACCAAAGAAGTTATAAAACCACAGGTTGATAAATACACGATCAACGGTAAAGATGTGATTGTACTTGCTGAAGGAAGATTGGTTAACCTTGGATGTGCGACAGGTCATCCATCATTTGTAATGTCAAACTCATTCACGAATCAAACCATAGCGCAGCTTGAACTCTGGAACAACGCATCAAGCTATGAAAATAAAGTTTACACTTTACCAAAACATCTTGATGAAAAGGTTGCAAGACTTCATCTTAAAAAGATTGGTGTTGAACTTGAAGAACTGACACCAGCGCAAGCTGAGTATATTGGTGTAAGTGTTAATGGTCCGTTCAAGCCGGATTATTACAGGTACTAA
- a CDS encoding methionine adenosyltransferase codes for MSFFFTSESVSEGHPDKVSDAISDGILDAIYTEDPNARVACETFVTTGLVLVGGEITTKAYIEVPDIVRETVRKIGYTSADYKFDSESCSVLNAIHSQSPDISMGVDTGGAGDQGIMFGYACTQTPELMPMPIMYAHQLVKKLADIRKRQNGLMPYLRPDAKSQVTIEYDDKKNPVRVDAVVISTQHDADAKQKTIKEDVIENVVKKVIPAKYLDKKTKYFVNPTGRFEIGGPHGDSGLTGRKIIVDTYGGWAPHGGGAFSGKDPSKVDRSATYAARHIAKNVVAAKLAKECLVQVAYAIGVAEPVSVYVNTHGTGVIPDIEISKMIMKEVDLTPRGIISRLKLRRPIYQLTAAYGHFGRKEKEFTWELTDLVPVFSKYA; via the coding sequence ATGTCATTCTTTTTCACATCAGAGTCAGTATCAGAAGGTCATCCCGATAAAGTAAGTGATGCAATATCAGACGGAATACTTGATGCAATTTATACAGAAGATCCTAATGCCCGCGTAGCTTGCGAAACATTCGTTACAACCGGTTTGGTTTTAGTCGGCGGTGAAATTACCACCAAAGCTTATATTGAAGTTCCTGACATTGTTAGAGAAACAGTAAGGAAAATCGGTTATACAAGTGCTGATTATAAATTTGATTCAGAGTCATGCTCAGTGTTAAATGCTATTCATTCACAATCACCTGATATATCAATGGGTGTTGACACAGGCGGCGCCGGTGACCAGGGAATTATGTTTGGATATGCCTGCACTCAGACTCCTGAACTTATGCCAATGCCGATTATGTATGCTCATCAGCTTGTAAAAAAACTTGCCGACATTCGTAAAAGACAAAACGGACTTATGCCTTATCTTCGTCCTGATGCAAAAAGCCAGGTAACAATTGAATATGATGATAAGAAAAATCCTGTAAGAGTCGATGCTGTTGTTATCTCAACCCAGCACGATGCTGATGCAAAACAGAAGACTATTAAAGAAGATGTAATTGAGAACGTTGTTAAAAAAGTTATACCAGCAAAATATCTTGATAAAAAAACAAAATATTTTGTTAATCCAACCGGACGTTTTGAAATAGGTGGACCGCACGGCGACAGTGGTTTAACAGGAAGAAAAATTATCGTTGATACCTATGGCGGATGGGCTCCTCATGGCGGCGGCGCATTTTCAGGTAAAGATCCTTCCAAGGTTGACAGAAGCGCTACTTATGCTGCAAGACACATTGCTAAAAATGTTGTTGCTGCAAAACTTGCAAAAGAATGTCTTGTTCAGGTAGCTTATGCTATCGGTGTTGCTGAACCTGTTTCTGTATATGTTAATACTCATGGAACAGGAGTTATTCCTGATATCGAAATTTCAAAAATGATAATGAAAGAAGTTGATCTTACTCCGAGAGGAATAATTTCAAGATTGAAATTAAGAAGGCCAATCTACCAGTTGACGGCTGCTTATGGTCACTTCGGAAGAAAAGAAAAAGAATTTACATGGGAACTAACTGATCTGGTTCCGGTGTTCAGTAAATATGCATAA